Proteins from a single region of Sphingomonas sp.:
- a CDS encoding SMR family transporter has protein sequence MAWIMLFVAGLLEIVWAYFMKQSHGFTRLWPTAMTFVAMFASFGLLSVSMKTLPLGTAYMIWTGIGAVGAFIVGVTVLGEAAGALRILAAVMIVGGLALMKAATP, from the coding sequence ATGGCCTGGATCATGTTGTTCGTCGCCGGACTGCTCGAAATCGTCTGGGCCTATTTCATGAAGCAGTCGCACGGCTTCACTCGGCTATGGCCGACCGCGATGACCTTCGTGGCGATGTTCGCGAGCTTCGGACTGCTTTCGGTGTCGATGAAGACGCTGCCGCTCGGCACCGCCTATATGATCTGGACCGGAATCGGCGCGGTCGGGGCGTTCATCGTCGGCGTGACCGTGCTCGGCGAGGCGGCGGGGGCGCTGCGCATCCTTGCCGCGGTGATGATCGTCGGCGGGCTGGCGCTGATGAAGGCGGCTACGCCGTAG
- a CDS encoding arginine N-succinyltransferase, whose translation MSFVIRAARDGDLQALYEMAKLTGGGFTNLQPEKSVLRRKLAQSAESFAREDDTPTDELFLLVLENTETGDVRGTCQIFTAVGQHWPFYSYRIGIDSKHSQELNRTFQSELLNLTNDLVGCSEVGGLFLHPGERAGGLGMLLARSRYLFIRQHRARFADRVLAELRGVIDEAGGSPFWDGVAGRFFGMSFQEADSFNAVHGTQFIADMMPKHPIYTAMLQESARSVIGMPHPSGRAAMRMLENEGFAFENYIDIFDGGPTMTARTDQVKAIRDSVASKIVAIEGHGEPVLASAGRLGDFRAAYGRVAAKDGGVAVDADCAKLLGVGEGDELLHVARL comes from the coding sequence ATGAGCTTCGTGATCCGCGCCGCCCGCGATGGCGATCTTCAGGCCCTGTATGAGATGGCGAAGCTAACCGGCGGGGGTTTCACCAATCTCCAGCCGGAAAAGTCCGTGCTTCGCCGCAAGCTCGCGCAAAGCGCCGAGTCGTTCGCGCGGGAAGACGATACACCCACTGACGAACTGTTCCTGCTGGTCCTCGAAAACACCGAAACCGGCGATGTTCGCGGCACCTGCCAGATCTTCACCGCCGTCGGCCAGCACTGGCCCTTCTACAGCTATCGCATCGGTATCGATTCGAAGCACAGCCAGGAGCTCAACCGCACCTTCCAGTCGGAATTGCTCAACCTCACCAACGATCTGGTCGGCTGCTCCGAAGTCGGCGGACTGTTTCTCCATCCCGGCGAGCGCGCCGGGGGCCTCGGCATGCTGCTCGCGCGCAGCCGCTATCTGTTCATCAGGCAGCACCGCGCACGCTTCGCCGATCGCGTGCTGGCCGAATTGCGCGGTGTGATCGACGAGGCCGGCGGCTCTCCTTTCTGGGATGGCGTCGCCGGGCGCTTCTTCGGAATGAGCTTCCAGGAGGCCGACAGCTTCAACGCCGTCCATGGCACCCAATTCATCGCCGATATGATGCCCAAGCATCCGATCTACACCGCGATGCTTCAGGAAAGCGCGCGCTCGGTGATCGGCATGCCTCACCCATCGGGCCGCGCCGCGATGCGGATGCTCGAGAATGAGGGCTTCGCGTTCGAGAACTACATCGACATCTTCGATGGCGGCCCGACGATGACCGCCCGCACCGACCAAGTGAAGGCGATCCGCGACTCCGTGGCGTCGAAGATCGTCGCGATCGAGGGGCATGGCGAGCCGGTGCTGGCCTCCGCCGGGCGGCTGGGCGATTTCCGTGCGGCCTATGGCCGGGTCGCGGCGAAGGATGGCGGGGTGGCGGTCGATGCGGATTGCGCCAAGCTGCTCGGCGTCGGTGAAGGCGATGAGCTGCTCCACGTCGCGCGGCTCTAG